A DNA window from Acinetobacter sp. 10FS3-1 contains the following coding sequences:
- the ftsI gene encoding penicillin-binding protein PBP3: protein MVDKRKKQPVRKRQSITDKNTSNIYINRFYLMWAVVLLCFIVLIGRAFYVQIINKDFLQNKANANILRTNTIKAMRGVIYDRNGVPLAISTPIMKIVIDPRDYFENKQLYEETMLALEKEPNSRKLKRQLPDKNLNLDELADAVGMDRAELRKKMDERQRSRYLVLKKEVPPQQAELIMKRNFQGVYTEKNYKRYYPQPQPNSQIIGLTNSEGTGIEGLEMQLNTRLAGKDGEQQIIRDKKGNRVKEPEVIKEVEPGENITLSIDSRLQYIMYRELTAAGVANNARSATAIAVDVKTGEILALSSWPSYNPNDKNSLQNKDAMRNRGAIDSFEPGSTMKPLTVAMALESGKYTANSVVNTSPGSMRVGNHTIRDTHNYGPLTLGGIIRKSSNVGVAKLALSLPYETLPTFYKRLGFGQRSAVKFPGESAGLILPPSKWNVSEVATMSYGYGLNATVLQLADAYAMLANKGVKMPLSLFKLEEQPQGEQLLDPKIADQVLLMMETATLPGGTATRAVVPGYRVAGKTGTAHKLRADRKGYSQSEYRALFAGVAPVSDPRIAMAVVVENPQGTYYGGTVSAPVFARVMQESLRLLNVPLDKPLESPKVQ, encoded by the coding sequence ATGGTAGACAAGAGAAAAAAGCAACCGGTACGTAAAAGGCAGTCCATCACTGATAAAAATACCTCAAATATTTATATCAACCGTTTCTATCTGATGTGGGCAGTGGTGCTGCTGTGTTTTATCGTTTTGATCGGGCGCGCCTTTTATGTGCAAATTATTAATAAAGATTTTCTGCAAAATAAAGCCAATGCCAACATTTTAAGAACCAATACCATCAAAGCCATGCGTGGCGTGATTTATGACCGCAATGGCGTGCCGCTGGCCATCAGTACACCCATCATGAAAATCGTGATTGACCCGCGGGATTATTTTGAAAATAAACAGCTCTATGAAGAGACCATGCTGGCCTTGGAAAAAGAGCCGAATAGCCGCAAATTGAAACGTCAGCTGCCGGATAAAAACCTGAATCTGGATGAGCTGGCAGATGCTGTCGGGATGGATCGGGCCGAATTGCGCAAGAAAATGGACGAGCGTCAGCGTTCGCGTTATCTGGTGCTGAAAAAAGAAGTACCGCCCCAGCAGGCGGAGCTGATCATGAAGCGTAATTTTCAGGGTGTATATACTGAGAAAAACTATAAGCGTTATTATCCGCAGCCACAGCCGAACTCACAGATTATTGGTTTGACCAACAGTGAAGGTACGGGTATTGAAGGTCTGGAAATGCAGCTGAATACCCGCCTGGCGGGTAAGGATGGCGAACAGCAGATTATTCGTGATAAAAAAGGGAACCGTGTCAAGGAGCCGGAAGTCATCAAGGAAGTTGAACCGGGAGAAAATATTACCCTGAGTATCGACTCACGCCTGCAATACATCATGTATCGTGAACTGACCGCAGCAGGGGTGGCCAATAATGCCCGTTCGGCGACTGCGATTGCAGTGGATGTTAAAACCGGGGAAATTCTGGCGCTCTCTTCCTGGCCATCGTATAACCCGAATGATAAAAATAGTTTGCAGAATAAAGATGCGATGCGTAACCGCGGTGCGATTGACTCTTTTGAGCCTGGTTCAACTATGAAACCGCTGACTGTGGCGATGGCTTTGGAAAGCGGTAAATACACCGCCAATTCAGTGGTCAATACCAGCCCTGGCAGTATGCGTGTCGGCAACCATACTATCCGGGATACCCATAACTATGGGCCATTAACCTTGGGCGGCATTATCCGGAAGTCTTCTAACGTTGGGGTTGCCAAACTAGCCTTGTCTTTGCCGTATGAAACACTGCCAACCTTCTATAAACGTCTGGGTTTTGGCCAGCGCTCTGCGGTGAAATTCCCGGGTGAAAGTGCCGGCTTGATTCTGCCGCCAAGCAAATGGAACGTCTCTGAAGTGGCCACCATGTCGTATGGTTATGGCCTGAATGCCACGGTCCTCCAGTTAGCCGATGCTTATGCAATGCTGGCCAATAAGGGCGTTAAAATGCCACTGAGCCTGTTCAAGCTTGAGGAGCAGCCCCAAGGTGAACAGCTGCTTGATCCAAAGATTGCGGATCAAGTTCTATTAATGATGGAAACAGCCACTTTACCAGGCGGTACTGCCACCCGTGCGGTGGTGCCGGGTTATCGTGTCGCTGGTAAAACGGGTACCGCACACAAGCTACGTGCCGACCGTAAAGGCTATTCGCAGAGTGAATACCGTGCTTTATTTGCCGGTGTTGCCCCGGTGAGTGATCCACGCATTGCCATGGCGGTGGTGGTGGAAAACCCGCAAGGCACCTACTATGGCGGTACAGTATCGGCGCCGGTTTTTGCGCGTGTGATGCAGGAATCCTTGCGCTTACTCAATGTCCCTTTGGACAAACCTTTAGAATCTCCCAAAGTCCAGTAA
- the rsmH gene encoding 16S rRNA (cytosine(1402)-N(4))-methyltransferase RsmH: MSHISVLLHETIDALLAGRNTGVYVDGTFGRGGHTRLLLSKLDEHARVYAFDKDPQALAVAAELEQQDPRFKIIHASFADLKEALAEQGIDSVDGVMADLGVSSPQLDQAERGFSFMKDGPLDMRMDNSQGPTAAEWLIEIEEEALANIIFQYGEERYSRRIAKAIKKAGYIATTGELAEIVKVAHPKWEKNKHAATRTFQAIRIAINKELEDIEIFLPQAVDILKPEGRLAVISFHSLEDRLIKQFIQKESTLAEDSGWGMPQQQKDTRRLKKVARVKASEEEVKANPRSRSAWLRVAERLA, from the coding sequence ATGTCACATATTTCTGTACTACTTCACGAAACGATTGATGCCTTGCTGGCTGGTCGCAATACAGGAGTTTATGTGGATGGAACCTTTGGGCGTGGTGGACATACGCGTTTATTATTGTCGAAATTAGATGAACATGCGCGTGTTTATGCTTTTGATAAAGATCCGCAGGCTCTTGCCGTGGCAGCTGAGCTGGAACAGCAAGATCCGCGTTTTAAAATTATTCATGCCAGCTTTGCCGATTTAAAAGAAGCACTGGCTGAACAGGGCATAGACAGTGTGGATGGGGTTATGGCTGACCTGGGAGTGTCTTCACCTCAACTGGATCAAGCCGAGCGGGGCTTTAGTTTTATGAAAGACGGTCCCTTGGACATGCGAATGGATAATTCACAGGGACCTACTGCGGCAGAATGGCTGATCGAGATTGAAGAAGAGGCTTTGGCTAATATTATTTTCCAGTATGGCGAAGAGCGTTATAGTCGCCGTATTGCCAAAGCCATTAAAAAGGCCGGCTATATTGCAACCACAGGCGAGCTGGCAGAAATTGTTAAGGTGGCGCATCCTAAATGGGAAAAAAATAAGCATGCTGCCACCCGCACTTTTCAAGCAATTCGTATTGCTATTAATAAAGAATTGGAAGATATTGAAATCTTCTTGCCTCAGGCAGTCGATATTTTAAAACCGGAAGGCCGTCTGGCGGTGATCAGCTTTCATTCACTCGAAGACCGGTTGATTAAACAGTTTATTCAAAAAGAATCGACACTCGCAGAAGACTCGGGGTGGGGCATGCCGCAACAACAGAAGGATACGCGACGTTTAAAAAAAGTGGCTCGTGTAAAGGCAAGTGAGGAGGAAGTGAAGGCCAATCCTCGGTCACGCAGTGCATGGCTGCGGGTTGCAGAACGTTTAGCTTAA
- a CDS encoding UDP-N-acetylmuramoyl-L-alanyl-D-glutamate--2,6-diaminopimelate ligase yields the protein MSITFQDIYTGPEAADWMLQSFNGFELDSRKVQRGQIFIALTSLSQPEKTAQFAHQALEQGALAVISETDLGLSPALVVPEVRYLMGQWQKQYLQAAQPVKPVRILAVTGTNGKTTISRLVAELLMLQSKPCAVMGTTGNGILPNLEASSHTTLDALQLQHALHGYAKQGAEFASIEASSHGLEQGRLNGCEIEIAAYSNLSRDHLDYHGTLQAYAEAKSALFKFAGLKVAIINLDDDFADVMLNAAKNNPSQPKILTYSLSQPADYQVQDIRYSISGAAFKLLTAQGSFSIRSPLLGHFNIENLMASLIMAEQAGFALADLIATVPELQGAPGRMQVIRDGERLFVVDYAHTPDALTQVLVTLKRHASKRLWAAFGCGGDRDRGKRPLMTQAALEGADIAVLTSDNPRSEDPAQIFADMKQGIDFSGKTYHEIQDRREAIKYTVKHAQAGDIVVIAGKGHENYQEIDGVLHWFDDVVEVQAAIDARHHTTDSAFPAH from the coding sequence ATGTCTATTACATTCCAAGATATCTACACCGGGCCTGAAGCCGCCGATTGGATGTTACAGTCCTTTAACGGGTTTGAGCTGGATAGCCGTAAAGTTCAACGGGGACAAATTTTTATTGCCCTGACCAGCTTGTCCCAGCCAGAAAAAACGGCACAATTTGCTCACCAAGCCTTGGAACAGGGAGCACTGGCCGTTATTTCAGAAACTGATCTGGGATTGTCACCTGCACTGGTCGTGCCAGAGGTACGCTATCTGATGGGACAGTGGCAAAAGCAGTATTTACAGGCGGCTCAGCCAGTTAAACCAGTACGGATTCTGGCGGTAACCGGAACCAATGGCAAGACGACGATTTCCCGTCTGGTGGCAGAGCTGCTGATGCTACAAAGCAAGCCTTGTGCAGTGATGGGTACAACCGGAAACGGGATTCTGCCAAATCTGGAAGCCTCCTCGCATACCACGCTGGATGCCTTACAGTTGCAACATGCCTTGCATGGCTATGCAAAACAGGGCGCAGAATTTGCTTCGATTGAAGCCAGTTCGCATGGTCTGGAACAAGGTCGCTTGAATGGTTGTGAGATTGAAATCGCGGCATATAGCAATTTGAGCCGGGATCATCTGGACTATCATGGGACTTTGCAGGCATATGCCGAAGCCAAGTCTGCGCTCTTCAAGTTTGCCGGTCTGAAAGTTGCGATTATCAATCTGGATGATGACTTTGCCGATGTGATGCTGAATGCTGCAAAAAATAATCCAAGCCAGCCTAAAATATTAACTTATTCATTGTCTCAGCCAGCAGACTATCAGGTTCAGGATATCCGCTACAGTATTTCCGGAGCTGCATTCAAACTGCTGACTGCACAAGGCAGTTTTAGCATTCGTAGCCCGTTGCTGGGACACTTTAATATTGAAAATCTGATGGCCAGCCTGATTATGGCAGAGCAGGCCGGTTTTGCACTGGCCGACTTAATCGCGACAGTGCCTGAACTGCAAGGTGCACCAGGACGTATGCAGGTGATTCGTGATGGTGAACGCCTGTTTGTCGTGGATTATGCACATACTCCAGATGCCCTGACTCAGGTGCTGGTTACACTGAAGCGCCATGCGTCGAAAAGGTTATGGGCAGCTTTTGGCTGTGGGGGAGACCGCGACCGTGGTAAACGTCCGCTGATGACTCAGGCTGCGCTGGAGGGTGCCGATATCGCCGTATTGACCTCGGATAATCCGCGTAGCGAAGATCCGGCACAGATTTTTGCCGACATGAAACAAGGCATTGATTTTTCAGGCAAGACCTATCATGAAATTCAGGACCGCCGGGAAGCCATCAAATACACCGTGAAGCATGCACAAGCAGGTGACATTGTGGTGATTGCGGGAAAAGGCCATGAAAACTATCAGGAAATTGATGGAGTTCTTCACTGGTTTGATGATGTGGTCGAAGTTCAGGCAGCAATTGATGCCCGGCATCATACGACAGATTCAGCATTTCCCGCGCATTAG
- the gltX gene encoding glutamate--tRNA ligase, producing MTVRTRIAPSPTGFPHVGTAYIALFNLCFAKQHGGEFILRIEDTDQLRSTPESEKMILDSLRWLGLNWSEGPDVGGPHAPYRQSERMDIYKQYALELVEKGRAFYCFATSEELDQMRAEQQARGETPRYDGRGLLLSPVEVERRLAAGEPHVIRMKVPTEGICTFNDMLRGEVEIPWAQVDMQILLKTDGLPTYHLANVVDDHLMQITHVIRGEEWIPSAPKHQLLYQYFGWEMPILCHMPLLRNPDKSKLSKRKNPTSINYYKDIGVLPEALLNYLGRMGWSMPDEREKFTLAEMIEHFDIQRVSLGGPIFDVEKLNWLNGQWIKALSPAELLDTLLAWKADRAKLEEIAAAIQPRINLMSEAVNWSAHYFNHFPTLSKAQFESKKLSEEQVRQSLQFAIWRLESLFTWNNDTVSQTLMDLATQMEIKLRDFMPAFFIAIAGSTASTPVMQTMVTIGPDLTFARLRHALEIVGGPSKKELKTWEKLNESLKLPKNEAVNQA from the coding sequence ATGACTGTTCGTACGCGTATTGCCCCTTCTCCTACTGGTTTTCCTCATGTAGGTACTGCTTATATCGCCCTGTTTAACCTGTGCTTTGCCAAGCAACATGGCGGTGAGTTTATTTTACGGATTGAAGATACAGACCAGCTGCGCTCAACCCCTGAATCTGAAAAGATGATTCTGGATTCCTTGCGCTGGTTAGGCCTGAACTGGTCAGAAGGTCCAGATGTAGGTGGTCCGCATGCACCTTATCGTCAGTCTGAACGCATGGACATCTATAAGCAATATGCGCTGGAACTGGTCGAAAAAGGCCGTGCTTTCTATTGTTTCGCCACCAGTGAAGAACTTGACCAGATGCGTGCTGAGCAGCAAGCACGCGGTGAGACCCCACGTTATGATGGCCGCGGCCTGCTGCTTTCGCCAGTAGAAGTGGAGCGCCGTCTGGCGGCGGGTGAGCCGCATGTTATCCGCATGAAAGTACCGACTGAAGGTATCTGCACCTTTAATGACATGCTGCGCGGTGAAGTGGAAATTCCATGGGCGCAAGTCGACATGCAAATCCTGCTAAAAACTGACGGCCTGCCAACTTACCATCTGGCGAACGTAGTCGATGATCATTTGATGCAAATCACCCACGTGATCCGTGGTGAAGAATGGATTCCATCGGCACCCAAACACCAGCTGCTATACCAGTACTTTGGCTGGGAGATGCCTATCCTGTGCCATATGCCGTTGTTACGTAATCCGGACAAGTCCAAACTGTCCAAGCGTAAAAATCCAACCTCAATTAATTATTACAAGGATATTGGGGTCTTGCCGGAAGCCTTGTTGAACTATCTGGGCCGGATGGGTTGGTCGATGCCGGATGAGCGTGAAAAGTTCACTTTGGCTGAAATGATCGAACATTTTGACATTCAACGGGTCTCTCTGGGTGGCCCAATCTTTGATGTTGAGAAACTAAACTGGCTCAATGGTCAGTGGATTAAAGCCCTGTCTCCTGCTGAACTCTTAGATACCTTACTGGCCTGGAAAGCAGACCGTGCCAAACTGGAAGAAATCGCTGCTGCGATTCAGCCACGCATTAATTTAATGTCTGAAGCTGTCAACTGGTCAGCGCATTATTTCAACCATTTCCCGACACTCAGTAAAGCGCAGTTTGAAAGCAAGAAGCTGTCCGAAGAACAGGTTCGCCAAAGCCTGCAATTTGCAATCTGGCGTCTGGAAAGCCTATTTACCTGGAATAATGATACGGTAAGCCAAACCTTGATGGACTTGGCTACTCAAATGGAAATCAAGCTGCGTGATTTCATGCCGGCCTTCTTTATTGCAATTGCCGGTTCTACTGCCTCTACCCCAGTGATGCAAACCATGGTCACCATTGGCCCTGACCTGACCTTCGCCCGCTTACGTCATGCGCTGGAAATTGTCGGTGGCCCAAGCAAAAAAGAGCTAAAAACTTGGGAAAAACTGAATGAAAGCCTAAAGTTGCCGAAAAATGAAGCAGTCAATCAAGCTTAA
- the ftsL gene encoding cell division protein FtsL, which translates to MKTEVVGKKTDKLWLKKAVTYIVLVLMIFVSAVFVVFQVFEYRQDNRKLSTYLRERDDLNAEWGRLLIEQQTFGATAQIGTRAVTQLRMYSPPVSQSVVISLPQTSDEKK; encoded by the coding sequence ATGAAAACTGAAGTGGTTGGTAAAAAAACAGATAAGTTGTGGCTGAAAAAAGCCGTTACTTATATCGTGCTGGTACTGATGATCTTTGTCAGTGCAGTATTTGTGGTATTTCAAGTGTTTGAATATCGTCAGGACAACCGGAAACTGAGTACCTATCTGCGTGAACGTGATGATCTGAATGCAGAATGGGGACGTTTGCTGATTGAACAGCAGACTTTTGGAGCGACTGCGCAGATTGGTACGCGCGCGGTTACCCAGTTAAGGATGTACTCGCCACCGGTGTCACAAAGCGTTGTGATTTCCTTACCACAGACTTCAGATGAGAAAAAATAA
- the ettA gene encoding energy-dependent translational throttle protein EttA encodes MAQYIYTMNRVSKMVPPKREILKDISLSFFPGAKIGVLGLNGAGKSTLLRIMAGVDKDFSGEARAQPGIKIGYLEQEPPLDPSKDVRGNVEDGVREALDALERLDQVFAEYAEPDADFDALAKEQEKLEAIIQTWDAHNLNNQLEQAAAALNLPAWDADVSQLSGGERRRVALCRLLLSKPDMLLLDEPTNHLDAESVSWLERFLKDFPGTIVAITHDRYFLDNVAEWILELDRGHGIPYQGNYSSWLEQKNARLEQENKQEESFAKALKKELEWVRTNAKGQQKKNKARMERFEELNSREFQQRNETSEIYIPPGPRLGNKVVEVENISKSFGDKLLYKDLSFTVPPAAIVGIVGPNGAGKTTLFRMMTGEQQPDTGTVTLGDSVKVAYVGQIRDTLDDNKTVWEEVSGGLDILKIGDYEIASRAYIGRFNFKGQDQQKRVGGLSGGERNRLQLAKILQMGANVILLDEPSNDLDIETLRALEDAILVFPGTVMVVSHDRWFLDRIATHILSFEDETPEFFTGNYAEFEEYRRKQYGDDLTAKRQKYRKIGA; translated from the coding sequence GTGGCCCAATATATTTATACGATGAACCGAGTGTCGAAGATGGTACCGCCGAAACGCGAAATCCTGAAAGACATCTCTTTATCATTTTTTCCGGGTGCAAAAATTGGTGTGCTTGGTTTAAACGGTGCCGGTAAGTCCACTTTGCTCCGTATTATGGCGGGCGTAGACAAAGATTTCTCTGGTGAAGCACGTGCACAACCAGGTATCAAAATTGGCTACCTAGAGCAGGAACCACCGCTAGATCCAAGCAAAGACGTTCGCGGTAACGTTGAAGATGGTGTGCGTGAAGCGCTAGATGCGCTGGAACGTCTAGATCAGGTGTTTGCTGAATATGCCGAGCCGGATGCTGACTTTGATGCGCTGGCCAAAGAGCAGGAAAAGCTGGAAGCGATTATCCAGACTTGGGATGCACATAACCTGAACAACCAGCTGGAACAGGCTGCGGCAGCATTAAACCTGCCCGCATGGGATGCAGATGTCAGCCAGCTGTCGGGTGGTGAACGCCGTCGTGTGGCCCTCTGCCGTTTGCTGCTGTCTAAACCGGATATGCTGTTGCTGGATGAACCGACGAACCATCTGGATGCAGAATCTGTATCTTGGCTGGAACGTTTCCTGAAAGATTTCCCGGGCACAATCGTGGCGATTACGCACGACCGTTACTTCCTGGATAACGTTGCCGAGTGGATTCTGGAGCTTGACCGTGGACATGGTATTCCTTATCAAGGTAACTACTCTTCATGGCTGGAGCAGAAAAATGCCCGCTTAGAGCAAGAGAACAAGCAGGAAGAATCTTTTGCCAAGGCGTTGAAAAAAGAGCTTGAGTGGGTTCGTACCAATGCTAAGGGTCAGCAGAAGAAAAACAAGGCGCGTATGGAGCGTTTTGAAGAGCTGAACTCGCGTGAATTCCAGCAGCGTAACGAAACTTCTGAAATTTATATTCCACCTGGTCCACGTCTGGGCAACAAGGTGGTTGAAGTTGAAAACATCAGCAAATCCTTTGGCGATAAGCTGCTGTACAAGGATTTATCTTTCACTGTACCACCAGCGGCAATTGTCGGAATCGTGGGTCCAAACGGTGCAGGTAAAACAACGCTATTCCGCATGATGACTGGCGAACAGCAACCGGATACTGGCACTGTAACGCTGGGTGATTCGGTTAAAGTGGCGTATGTGGGCCAGATCCGCGACACGCTGGATGACAATAAAACCGTTTGGGAAGAAGTGTCTGGTGGTCTGGATATCCTGAAAATCGGTGATTATGAAATCGCTTCACGTGCTTATATTGGTCGTTTTAACTTCAAGGGCCAAGATCAGCAAAAACGTGTAGGTGGTTTGTCAGGTGGTGAGCGTAACCGTTTACAGCTGGCGAAAATCTTGCAAATGGGGGCAAACGTTATCCTGCTCGATGAACCGTCAAACGACCTGGATATCGAAACTTTACGTGCACTGGAAGACGCGATTCTGGTCTTCCCGGGTACTGTCATGGTGGTGTCGCATGACCGTTGGTTCCTGGACCGTATTGCTACTCATATCCTGTCATTTGAAGATGAAACACCGGAATTCTTCACAGGTAACTATGCTGAGTTTGAAGAATACCGTCGTAAGCAATATGGTGATGATCTGACTGCCAAACGTCAGAAATATCGCAAAATTGGGGCTTAA
- a CDS encoding UDP-N-acetylmuramoyl-tripeptide--D-alanyl-D-alanine ligase codes for MHTSTTTTAALEPWSIEQLQQATQGYWLNDKKPDDQIKRILTDSRHAETGDAFLALKGERFDAHDFVAQVADQGCQLAIVSSPVDADICQLVVEDTRLALGHLGAYRRQQHSQLKVIALTGSSGKTTTKEMLGSILSRLAPTLVTRGNLNNDLGVPMMLLELRAEHQYAVMELGASHRGEIDYTANLVQPHVAGIINIGTAHLGEFGGRDGICQAKSEIYAHISETSIVPAADDYAETIRQAVSTGQVLSFGAGGEVYASEIELQSQSARFVLNTPQGAKAVNLPFAGEHNIENATAAAAFALAIGISLEDIVAGLEQAVGAKGRLNFIQHKEFLFIDDTYNANLTSMRAAAEVLAQQPGIRVMVTGDIGELGSAAAMEHYKLGRDLVSVKGLNFVVAVGEFAPAAQEGARSTQYGKKMQAFLNQEQALPFLIHLIETHQPQPMSFLFKGSRYTHMETLMAALMEKL; via the coding sequence ATGCATACCTCAACCACAACGACTGCGGCGCTAGAGCCGTGGAGTATAGAACAATTACAGCAGGCCACCCAAGGCTATTGGCTGAATGATAAAAAGCCTGACGATCAGATCAAGCGAATTTTAACCGATTCACGTCATGCGGAAACTGGCGATGCGTTTTTGGCACTCAAGGGTGAGCGTTTTGATGCGCACGATTTTGTGGCACAGGTCGCTGACCAGGGCTGTCAGCTGGCGATTGTCAGCTCTCCGGTAGATGCCGATATTTGTCAACTGGTGGTAGAAGATACCCGCCTGGCACTTGGACATCTGGGTGCGTACCGCCGTCAGCAGCATTCACAGCTTAAAGTAATTGCCTTGACGGGGAGTAGTGGTAAAACCACCACCAAGGAAATGCTGGGCAGTATTCTTTCACGTCTGGCACCTACCTTGGTGACCCGAGGCAACCTGAACAATGATTTGGGTGTACCGATGATGCTGCTGGAACTGCGTGCCGAGCACCAGTATGCTGTGATGGAGCTGGGTGCCAGTCATCGCGGAGAAATTGATTACACCGCCAATCTGGTGCAGCCCCATGTGGCCGGAATTATCAATATCGGTACAGCTCACCTGGGTGAATTTGGCGGGCGCGATGGCATTTGCCAGGCCAAGTCGGAAATTTATGCGCATATTTCTGAAACTTCGATTGTGCCGGCAGCTGATGATTATGCCGAGACAATTCGTCAGGCCGTGAGTACCGGGCAGGTCTTGAGTTTCGGTGCGGGTGGCGAGGTCTATGCCAGCGAAATCGAGTTACAGTCCCAGTCGGCCCGTTTTGTCCTGAATACGCCACAAGGTGCAAAAGCGGTTAATCTGCCATTTGCAGGTGAGCATAATATCGAAAATGCTACAGCTGCCGCTGCCTTTGCGCTAGCAATCGGGATCAGCCTGGAGGATATTGTGGCAGGCTTGGAACAGGCTGTGGGAGCTAAAGGTCGTCTGAATTTTATTCAGCACAAAGAATTTTTATTTATTGATGATACCTATAATGCCAATCTGACCTCTATGCGCGCCGCTGCAGAAGTGCTGGCGCAGCAACCGGGCATCCGGGTCATGGTGACGGGGGATATCGGTGAGCTGGGTTCAGCGGCAGCAATGGAACATTATAAACTGGGCCGTGATCTGGTGTCTGTGAAAGGCTTGAACTTTGTTGTGGCAGTGGGTGAGTTTGCACCTGCGGCACAGGAAGGGGCACGTAGTACGCAATATGGTAAAAAAATGCAGGCTTTTTTAAATCAGGAGCAGGCATTGCCATTTTTAATTCATTTGATTGAAACACATCAACCTCAGCCGATGTCTTTCCTGTTTAAGGGGTCACGTTATACCCATATGGAAACCCTGATGGCTGCATTGATGGAGAAACTCTAA
- a CDS encoding sulfate ABC transporter substrate-binding protein — MKTELKSLFRAALLATGLAMTATVTQAADRQFLNVSYDATREFYDEFNKSFGAYWKKRTGVDVNFKQSHGGSGKQARSVVDGLKGDVVTLALANDIEEIVRSGQIQPGWQKEFPHNSAPYTSTIVFMVRKGNPKGIKDWTDLTKPGVEIITPNPKTGGLPRWVYLSAWGYAEKQPSGSKAKAQDFVAKLYKNVKVMDSAARASMTTFAERGIGDVLLTWENEALVTQKTLGKDKFDIIYPSLTILTEPSVAIVDRTVEKNGNKWLATGYINYLYSPLGQEMAAKHFYRPHNKKVLAKYSAQFPKINTFTIDEVFGGWSTAQKTHFANGAIFDQIYNSKR, encoded by the coding sequence ATGAAAACTGAATTGAAATCGTTGTTTCGTGCAGCATTACTGGCAACCGGTCTGGCGATGACTGCAACTGTGACCCAAGCCGCAGATCGTCAGTTCCTGAATGTGTCTTATGATGCGACACGTGAATTTTATGATGAGTTCAATAAGTCTTTCGGTGCTTACTGGAAAAAACGCACCGGTGTGGATGTCAACTTTAAACAGTCACATGGCGGTTCTGGCAAGCAGGCACGTTCTGTTGTCGATGGTCTGAAAGGCGACGTTGTGACACTGGCGCTGGCAAATGATATTGAAGAAATTGTGCGTTCTGGACAGATTCAGCCAGGGTGGCAAAAAGAATTTCCGCATAACTCTGCGCCTTACACCTCGACCATTGTATTTATGGTGCGTAAAGGCAACCCGAAAGGCATTAAGGACTGGACCGACCTGACTAAACCGGGTGTGGAAATCATTACGCCAAACCCGAAAACTGGTGGTCTGCCACGTTGGGTCTATCTGTCTGCTTGGGGTTATGCTGAAAAACAGCCAAGCGGTAGCAAAGCCAAAGCGCAAGACTTTGTAGCTAAACTCTATAAAAATGTCAAAGTGATGGATTCGGCAGCACGTGCATCCATGACCACCTTCGCTGAGCGTGGCATTGGTGATGTGTTATTGACCTGGGAAAATGAAGCCTTGGTTACCCAAAAAACTTTGGGCAAGGACAAATTTGACATTATCTATCCATCTTTAACCATTCTTACAGAGCCTTCAGTCGCGATTGTAGACCGTACAGTGGAAAAAAATGGTAATAAATGGCTGGCGACAGGCTATATCAATTACCTGTATTCACCACTGGGGCAAGAGATGGCAGCCAAGCATTTCTACCGTCCACATAATAAAAAAGTACTGGCCAAGTATTCTGCACAATTCCCTAAAATCAACACCTTTACCATTGATGAGGTGTTTGGTGGCTGGAGCACAGCACAGAAAACTCACTTTGCCAATGGGGCGATCTTTGACCAGATTTACAATAGCAAACGTTAA